One genomic segment of Hordeum vulgare subsp. vulgare chromosome 2H, MorexV3_pseudomolecules_assembly, whole genome shotgun sequence includes these proteins:
- the LOC123429224 gene encoding uncharacterized protein LOC123429224, translated as MQGDDGTNKAWTGEKRRRKHLPPSPATAHDHAADMEDAIQGHQGSISHATDMELLLRTDSAEGERYGPDVLISEEGHGDMEDTIQGGQDPIPHATCMEGTIQGGQDQISHATDMEDTFQAGQDYDLLLNTEPAQEESEQRFGPHFLISEEDRAKYSQLLLANIQSEDDYPTDLPLYMTWEEHHKIEARLARYRIAHYKVVNPERARELKELEEYTDEELLRESYFEALENDENFEWYIHRDDIQNIELNDYQRIVPRNFLPGTSGSLYGYHDEYRSRYHTYKIDDAYVKYYAEISKKIKWIADYLHLDRRTKDWIKWDTRAWRQALRIATGIPHMTEDLAGYAYGEYITELKMDASLKDIDLLYFQIWRLVYKGNRTYKDAVREVYESNNFHVHKPILRAELNGGTCHIFVTMQQTIYSIVLEGGIKRTDEEEKARAVFNELSFTRHKSMNMADYAKKKVEIADQLKLDKKGGFVPFRPYD; from the exons ATGCAGGGCGATGATGGAACAAACAAGGCGTGGACAGGGGAGAAGAGGCGCCGCAAGCACCTGCCCCCATCTCCTGCCACTGCCCACGACCACGCGGCAGACATGGAGGATGCCATCCAAGGGCACCAAGGTTCGATTTCTCATGCGACAGACATGGAGCTGCTGCTCAGAACAGATTCGGCAGAAGGAGAAAGATACGGGCCGGACGTCCTTATCAGCGAGGAAGGCCATGGAGACATGGAGGACACCATCCAAGGGGGTCAAGATCCGATTCCTCATGCGACATGTATGGAGGGCACCATCCAAGGGGGGCAAGATCAGATTTCTCATGCGACAGACATGGAGGACACCTTCCAAGCGGGCCAAGATTATGATCTTCTGCTGAACACAGAGCCggcacaagaagaaagcgagcaGCGTTTCGGGCCGCACTTCCTTATCAGCGAGGAAGACCGTGCCAAGTATTCTCAACTTTTGCTTGCCAATATTCAGTCGGAGGACGATTATCCTACTGACCTGCCACTTTATATGACATGGGAGGAACACCACAAGATAGAAGCGCGCCTTGCACGCTATCGCATCGCTCATTACAAG GTTGTAAATCCAGAGCGCGCACGTGAACTCAAGGAACTAGAAGAATACACTGATGAGGAACTTCTCCGCGAGTCATACTTTGAGGCATTAGAGAATGATGAAAATTTTGAGTGGTACATCCATCGTGATGACATCCAGAACATTGAATTGAATGACTACCAACGGATTGTTCCTCGCAATTTT CTGCCTGGTACGAGTGGAAGCCTGTACGGCTATCACGATGAGTACCGCTCGCGTTATCATACATATAAAattgatgatgcttatgtcaagtaCTATGCAGAAATTTCAAAGAAAATCAAG TGGATTGCAGATTATTTGCATCTGGATCGCAGGACTAAGGAT TGGATAAAATGGGATACTAGAGCATGGAGGCAAGCATTGAGGATTGCAACCGGCATTCCTCATATGACTGAAGATTTAGCTGGTTATGCTTATGGT GAGTACATTACGGAGCTGAAAATGGATGCGTCCCTCAAGGACATAGATCTCCTCTATTTTCAGATCTGGAGGCTTGTCTATAAAGGAAAT AGAACTTACAAAGATGCTGTGAGGGAAGTATATGAGTCTAACAATTTCCATGTGCACAAACCAATACTACGTGCTGAACTCAATGGGGGCACATGCCATATCTTTGTAACAATGCAACAAACT ATTTACTCTATTGTCCTGGAGGGTGGCATTAAGCGGACT GATGAAGAGGAAAAGGCTCGGGCTGTGTTTAATGAGTTATCTTTCACTAGG CATAAATCAATGAACATGGCTGACTATgctaagaagaaggtggagatagCAGatcagttgaagttggacaaaaaG GGTGGATTTGTTCCCTTTAGACCCTACGATTGA